A genome region from Rickettsiales endosymbiont of Stachyamoeba lipophora includes the following:
- a CDS encoding cold-shock protein — protein MLQGKIKWFNYNKGYGFVQPDNGDKDVFVHISALEKAGINVNDGDLVSYELSTQKGRTSAVNLKKLD, from the coding sequence ATGCTGCAAGGCAAAATTAAATGGTTTAATTATAACAAAGGCTATGGATTCGTTCAGCCTGATAACGGTGATAAAGATGTTTTCGTACATATTTCAGCTTTAGAAAAAGCTGGTATCAATGTTAACGACGGGGATTTAGTTTCATATGAGCTTTCAACCCAAAAAGGCAGAACATCAGCTGTTAACTTGAAAAAATTAGATTAG
- a CDS encoding ATPase inhibitor subunit zeta, translating to MHNKSEQAQENKFANDQKAEYQVQSARNKLLGKWAGSIMYTIEQEIEKYIEQLIVADLEEPSDNDIITKIFNDLNTFGYQATREEIKEKIIEFNRIAVNLSYPNN from the coding sequence ATGCATAACAAAAGTGAACAAGCGCAAGAAAATAAATTTGCTAATGATCAAAAAGCTGAATATCAAGTTCAATCGGCTCGTAATAAATTACTTGGAAAATGGGCTGGTTCAATCATGTATACTATTGAGCAAGAGATTGAAAAATATATTGAACAGCTGATAGTAGCAGATCTAGAAGAACCTAGTGATAATGATATAATTACCAAGATATTTAATGATTTAAATACTTTTGGTTATCAAGCGACAAGGGAAGAGATAAAAGAAAAAATTATTGAATTCAATAGAATAGCTGTTAACCTATCTTATCCAAACAACTAA
- a CDS encoding GrpB family protein — protein MEPYNSAYPDMFQTKSQAIQKALGTNCITVHHIGSTSVPYLAAKPIIDILPVVKDIRIVDQHTLSMNNLGYEAKGEHGIPFRRFFKKEGFNVHAFEVASPEISKHLLFAQFLMKHPEICTQYEQLKFNLAKQFPNDITSYCLGKDTFIREIFKNAFNKLIKASFY, from the coding sequence ATTGAACCATATAATTCTGCTTATCCTGATATGTTTCAAACAAAATCCCAAGCAATTCAAAAAGCTTTAGGAACAAATTGTATTACAGTTCATCATATTGGCAGCACCTCAGTCCCTTACTTAGCTGCCAAACCAATTATTGATATTTTACCTGTAGTAAAAGATATTAGGATAGTAGATCAACATACCCTCTCAATGAACAATTTAGGTTATGAGGCTAAAGGTGAGCATGGAATACCTTTTAGAAGATTTTTTAAAAAAGAAGGTTTTAATGTACATGCTTTTGAGGTGGCAAGCCCAGAAATAAGCAAACATTTATTATTTGCTCAGTTTTTGATGAAGCACCCTGAAATCTGTACACAATATGAACAGCTTAAATTTAACCTAGCTAAGCAATTTCCTAATGATATAACTTCATATTGTTTAGGCAAGGACACTTTCATTAGGGAAATATTTAAAAATGCTTTTAATAAACTAATTAAGGCAAGTTTTTACTGA
- a CDS encoding quinone-dependent dihydroorotate dehydrogenase, which produces MSKLFNYLIKPIAFKLEPEKAHNLAIAALSNNIIAKLIPKFNYTDDKLSQTIAGLTFLNPVGLAAGFDKNAETLKSIYKFGFGFAEFGSVTPIAQLGNPLPRIFRLTADEAIINRLGFNNKGADYCEENLKKFGDSKQIIGVNIGKNKDQEDFLSDYLFLLNKFYNYASYIAVNISSPNTPGLRDLQHNENLEILLGQLMELKNKLKIKFNKSVPLFIKISPDNDFKQLEAIAAKVLKHQIDGVIISNTTINDREKLLSSHKNQMGGLSGKPLFNRANTTLARFYKLTQGIIPLIGVGGIMNGDDAYQKILYGASLIQIYTGIIYKGFGLINRINQQISDNLTRDGFKDISEAVGKKAT; this is translated from the coding sequence ATGAGCAAGCTTTTTAATTACCTAATCAAACCAATTGCTTTTAAATTAGAACCTGAAAAGGCTCATAATCTAGCGATTGCAGCTTTATCAAACAATATTATTGCTAAGCTAATTCCAAAATTTAATTATACAGATGATAAATTATCTCAGACCATTGCTGGTTTAACCTTTCTTAATCCTGTTGGCCTGGCCGCAGGTTTTGATAAAAATGCCGAGACTTTAAAGAGCATTTATAAATTTGGTTTTGGTTTTGCTGAATTTGGTAGCGTTACCCCGATAGCTCAATTAGGCAATCCTCTCCCTCGTATTTTTCGGCTTACAGCTGATGAGGCAATCATTAATCGTTTAGGTTTCAATAATAAAGGAGCAGATTATTGTGAGGAAAACTTAAAGAAATTTGGTGATTCTAAGCAAATTATCGGAGTTAATATCGGTAAAAACAAGGATCAAGAAGACTTTTTAAGTGATTATCTCTTTCTACTTAATAAATTCTACAATTATGCAAGCTATATTGCAGTTAATATTTCTTCTCCCAATACCCCAGGCTTACGTGACTTGCAGCATAATGAGAATCTTGAAATTCTCCTGGGTCAATTAATGGAACTTAAAAATAAGCTTAAGATAAAATTTAATAAGTCGGTACCATTATTTATTAAAATTTCTCCAGATAACGATTTCAAGCAATTAGAAGCGATTGCTGCAAAAGTTTTAAAACACCAAATTGATGGAGTAATTATTAGTAACACTACTATTAACGATAGAGAAAAGTTATTATCGTCGCATAAAAATCAAATGGGTGGGCTTAGCGGCAAACCGCTATTTAATAGGGCTAATACTACCCTAGCAAGGTTTTATAAATTAACTCAAGGTATAATCCCTTTAATTGGAGTTGGTGGTATAATGAATGGAGATGATGCTTATCAAAAAATCTTATATGGTGCCTCCCTTATTCAAATATATACCGGAATTATCTATAAAGGATTTGGTTTAATTAACCGTATTAACCAACAAATTAGCGATAACTTAACCAGAGATGGGTTTAAAGATATTAGCGAAGCTGTGGGCAAGAAAGCTACGTAA
- a CDS encoding FMN-dependent NADH-azoreductase: MKILVVKYLPNGEKSNTKILLDHFKSIVNTHQIEELDLLENQPPIFNELSLQAYALRNYMGQKLTEAQQQAIEPFDKLVAQLVACDILIIATPMHNYSFPGIVKTYFDAVMLHNETFRMGGPQDNGKKYVGLLTNRKALTIFTSGGFYPEDSEFYYLNNIATLSKIAYNMVGFEDFKTVYAATANPETLHNNMEKAQKELEQIAASWKLN, encoded by the coding sequence ATGAAGATACTCGTAGTTAAATATCTACCTAACGGTGAAAAGTCAAACACTAAAATCTTACTTGATCATTTCAAATCTATTGTAAATACTCATCAAATTGAAGAGCTTGATTTATTAGAAAATCAACCGCCTATATTTAATGAATTATCTCTTCAAGCCTATGCTCTTAGAAATTATATGGGGCAAAAGCTAACTGAAGCTCAACAACAAGCTATTGAGCCTTTTGATAAGCTGGTAGCACAGCTAGTCGCTTGCGATATATTGATTATTGCTACCCCTATGCATAATTATTCTTTTCCAGGAATTGTTAAAACTTATTTTGATGCAGTTATGTTACATAATGAAACTTTTAGAATGGGTGGTCCTCAAGATAATGGTAAAAAATATGTAGGTCTTTTAACCAATAGAAAAGCACTTACAATCTTTACTTCAGGGGGGTTTTATCCGGAAGATAGCGAATTTTATTACCTTAATAATATCGCTACTCTTTCTAAAATTGCCTATAATATGGTGGGATTTGAAGATTTTAAAACAGTTTATGCGGCCACCGCTAATCCTGAAACGCTACATAATAACATGGAAAAAGCCCAAAAAGAATTAGAGCAAATTGCAGCCAGTTGGAAGCTTAATTAA
- a CDS encoding GNAT family N-acetyltransferase has product MLRSIAIDAVMQNKGYGASLIHLIEKWALYQEKHTIYLHAPETALNFYLHAGYSIMNFEDSNRISKTNQIDLGKALT; this is encoded by the coding sequence ATTTTACGCAGCATAGCAATTGATGCAGTAATGCAAAACAAAGGTTATGGCGCCAGTTTAATTCATTTAATTGAGAAATGGGCTCTGTATCAAGAAAAACATACAATATATTTACATGCTCCTGAGACTGCTCTTAATTTTTATTTACATGCAGGATATTCTATAATGAACTTTGAAGATTCTAATAGAATTAGTAAAACTAATCAGATTGATTTAGGCAAAGCTCTTACTTAA